The genome window GTGTGGCAAGGGGGCTCTTGAGGGAGTACTGTACCCCCTTTAGAGCTGGAGCAAGGGCTTACAAGGCAGTCCCAAGGGCTCCTTTCCCTTGGCTTTTGACATGGTGGTTCCTCACCCAAACGGACAAGTGGGAACACAGCCACATCAACAGCCTCCTTGGGCTTGGAATCACAACACTCCACCCCAAATCTGGATGGGGACACCCATCTCCACCACCCCTCCTGACCCCATGGACCCACCTGAACCTCTCCTGCCCGGCTGTGTCCCAGAACTGCAGCTTCACttgcagccctggctccagctcCACGAACTGGACGTAGAAGTCCACCCCCACAGTCTGGTTGACAGTGTCCAGGAAGGCACCTTCGGTGTAGCGCCGCAGCAGTGAGGATTTCCCCACTGTCGAGTCCCCCAGCATGATTACTCGGAACTGGTACTGCCACCGTGGCTCCATCGGTGCTTCTGCCGCCTGCCAGGACCTGCCGCCCCCGCACCAGGAGCGTGttcaggcaggcagggagctccTCCACCCAGGAGGCGTTCCCAGTACCATTGGTGCCGTGTGGCCCCTTTGGAGCCCCTTTGTCCCCTTTACTTTGGCTCTATCCAGCAGGAACTACTCAGGGGTGCCTGCTCCCATTTTCCCATGGACAGGACACCCTGAAAAGTGTCCCAGACAAGGGGAGCTGTTGCCCCACCAGTGATGCCCCCCAAAGCAGACAATCCCCCATGCCATGGATTGAgtgctgtgcccctgcctgggATTAAGTGCTTGGCACAGCCTTTATTTAATGTGAAAAAGCGTTAAGTTTATTAAAAATACTCCTACAGCAGAATACTATTTTTTTCAGAGCCCCCAAATTAAGGTTTGAAATAAACCCAAGCCCAGGTGGGAGACTGAACCCTCATGGGTCACCCAagggctgcaggtgctgggtGGAGAGAGAAGCATCCCCACAACTGGGGGTCCCACGTCCCCCTATCCCCATCAGCACTGGCAGCGCTTGTGGGGCTtcctccctgccaggggctggcGGTGACTCTGGCTGGGGATGAGCCTGATGCCATGACATCCCTGGTGTGGGGCAAGGATCCCCTGGCCCAGTGCCTGCTGGATACCTCCAGCCAGTGTCTGGAAGGCCAACTCCACGTTGAGGTTGCTGTGGGCCGAGGTCTCCACGAAGGCCATGCCCAGAGTGGCGGCGAGGTGTCCAGCTTCCTCTGCTGACACAGCTCGCTCATCCACCAGGTCACACTTGTGTCCCACCAGGACAAAGGCAGGCAGCTCGTCCCCCGCAGCCTCGTGATACCACTCAGGAACGTGTTCAAAAGATGCTCGGTTGGTGAGGTCAAACACCAGCAGCACCCCCGCCGCACTCCGGTAGAAGGACTTGGTGATGGATCTGAGCATACCCAGCAGGTTTTCAAAGGATACTGGGAAGCTCTAACACCAACAACCCTAGGATGGGgcttgggagatttttgggtgaCAGATCAGACTTCAGGAGTGGAAAAGGGAGACCTGTCTTGGGCATTTACACTGCCATTTTCTTTTCGGCATCCCTCTCCCCAGACTGGGGGGCTCCGGAGGAGATCTGCGGGGTTTTCAGGGACTCTGTGGTACTGTTTATCCCTGCAAAAGCCCCAGATCtgtggggatggggcagcacTGAACAGAAATAGGGCATCACCAGAGCCAACCCTCCGGTCCCCAAAAGGTTCCCAGGGATGGGGGGGGCCTgggagcccagctccagccacagcactTTGGTCTTCAGCCCTTCATGCCCCATTTGAGCCTCTCACATTCCCAGGTGGTCCTGGCTCCAGCCTGATGCAATCAGGAAAGAAACCACCAGCCCCACCCCACCACCAGCACACAGCAACAAGCACCTGGCCCTGCTCCCTTGGCTGCTCCCCTGAACAACTACAGTGTCACTGCAAGCTCAGCACAAGGCATCACTGGCCCCTAAAGAATCACCATCCCAGTGAGCCATTGCTGTCTGTCCCTTCACACCCAGCTGGGGATTTACAAACACCCCAGAGTGGGAAGATGACTCGGTTGGCATGCTGGGGTCCCCATGCCCGCCTCACCTGAACTGCTCCTGGCCAGCCgtgtcccagagctgcagcttggCCTTGCCGGTGGGTGGCATCGGGATAGTCCGGCTGTAGAATTCGACGCCGACGGTGGGGCGTGGCCTGGCTGccccaccaggacccccagccGGCCCACGAGTGAAGCAGCGCAGCAGGGAGGACTTGCCCACCGCTGCATCTCCCAGCACGATGACACGGAACTGGAAGTGTCCCCCGGGCTCAGGATCCTGGGGGAAATCCGTCACTGTCTCCATGGCTGAGCTGACTCGATCCCGACCCACCGTGCTCGTGCTGTGCTAACAGCGACAGACAGGTCTCCACCCTTGTCCCCACCCCACCGCGGGACAAGGACGGCTCCGGCCCCGCAGTCACCCGGACAGACAAACAAACTGtcccagggagggagcagctgccagttCTGTCCTCATCCTTCCTGGTAACACTGAGGAAAGAAGTTTAAGTTTTCTTCTCAGGTATACAAACAAAAAAGGCTTTGGAGCTGCTGCATAGTTCTTTTAACCACTTAAGAAAACCACTGAATTTATTTACTTGCCTTTTTTATTCCCTTGTTTTTAAAACGATTTTTATCCATTTACCTGTTTCCCAACCACCAAACTCCAAATCACAAACCCTAGCAATAGCCCAGCATTTCAAaccttggcagcagcacagcttcagCTCTGATTACATTGGCATTTAGTCTCCATTTGCTGTGGCCAGGACGTTTAGTGTGGCCACATGCCAGCTCTGGATGCCCACCTCTACTGGCAGTCTCTTATGTCTCCACTGCCTGGCTTTGGTGACAACAGGGACAACCAGGCAGTGAGTGCAGaccccctgctgtccccaggagccAAGATCCTGAGAAATGCTCCACAGGGAAGGGGCTCTCAAGACCTGCAGGTAGGAGACTAGAGGAGTCAGAGGCACCAGCCCAATTATTTCAGGACAAACATTTACCTCAGGTTCAGGGACTTTGTCACAGCCCAGCCACCCAGGGACAGAAATAAGAGTGGCTCCAActcagaggctgcagctccccacTACCAATTTTTCTCCATGGTGAGAAAACAGGCAGCCAGAATCACCAACTCTCCAGCTGAGGGTGCTGGAACATTCCGAGGTTGCAATGAGCTGCTCTAGCCCCTCCATGAAGGCCCACGGTGTTTCTGCATTCCAGGGACCCCTGTGGGGGACATCCCACCGGCAGGTGCTACAGCAAGCACAGGAACTTGTGTCTGAGCACCGGTGAACTCCACTGGAAGGGGATCCTCAGGCTCCACggctcagagccagcccagcctcacCCCATCCCAATGCAACTCAAACACTGGAGACACCATAAAGATTTGCAGTAATTGCATTTATTCAAACTCCTATCACACACAGAGAATATTCCAAGCTGGAAGGGGCCCACATGGATCACTGAGTCCGGCTCTTAAGCAAATGGCCTGTATAGGGATCAAACCCACCACCTTGGCATTACTGGCTCTCTCCTCCAATCAAGTATTTAATATCCAGACCCCCTCCTGAGAAAAACTCTATGGAACAGACTGTTCTTCCAGGTGGAGTATTTGAACCAGAGCTTCAGATATACCTGGAGCCAAATCAGTTCTACCTCCCTCCACTGCAGGTGAGGGGAGCCCAGAAGTGGCTGATCCCACTTGGCAGAGCTCACAGCTCAGGAAGGAGCCAGGatctggctctgcagagctcccacTTCTGGAGGAGAGGGCTGGGATAGAAcagtctggcacggcagcaccaAGTCCATCAGGGATGGTTCATCCTCTGCTTAGACCTgaaaaaagggataaaaaagaATCCAGCTGAGGGATGAGCAGTCAGGCTCAGCACTGTGTGAGATTCCATCCACATTCCAGAACTCCTGgatgtcccctccctgccctgtggttTTGGGCAGTTCTTGCCTGGCCTCAGCCCCATATCCGCAGGACTCATCCAGCAGTCTCCAGACTCAGGAATCATCATGGACCAGGCTGCACTGCCACTGATCTCACCCACACCCTGCACCACAGAGCACAACTGGCCAATGAAAAGCCTTGGAAACAAGGTGATCATTCCCACCTGCACAGTCCAGGTGAACAACTGGACACTTCCAGCAGTCAGCTTGAGCTGGCCCCTGCCCTCCAGACCCCACTCGAGATCACacaatcccagaatggtttgggttagaaggcaCCTCAAAAGCTCACCCCACTCCACAGCCAGCCAGGGGCAGGGATACTCTCCACCAGACCAGGACAGCCTAAGTcacatccaacctggccctggacacttcagggaatggggcagccaaagcttctctgggcaaccgtGGCCCTCtcaccctcacagccaagaaATTCCTCCCAGTATCTAGTTTCCACTTACTGCCCACCCCAACACCAGGAGTTCTCCAGAGAACACTCACATGCTCCACACTGCAGCTTCCTCACAACTCAGGTCCTACAGAAAGCAAGCTGAAGCCCTTGGGACAGGGCTCACAGGTTTTAGTCTTTTTCCACAGAGTTACTGCTGAAAAAACAGAGCTGGAGTTTAGTGCGTGAAGCCAATGGGTTACTGTAAATCCATGGCTCAGATATTCCCAACGAATTCCAGCCCCCCAACCCTCATGGCATGTCTGCCCCCCCCCGTGCCCCATGTTTATCCATTCTCCTGACCAGGAGTTTCCTCCCTaaccagaattcccaaaatagTGAGGCCAGCGCAGCCTGTCTTCCTAGTGGCCCCTCTCAGCATAGGACACACCTGCTGAGAGCCCTAAGACCAGCATGAACGTTACTCTTCCTCCTTTTTCGACCACAAGATCGGTATTCAGATCTGGTGGGAAAGGGATTTGGAGGGATGGGCTGTGGAGTTTCAACGAGGGTACTACCCTCTCACCTGGGTCTGTCCATCAGATGGGTGAGCTCTGGAACACGCAGGACCCCTGGAAGACATCACAACATACCCCCAATATCAGCAGTAGGCTGCAGACTTTTGTGGACACACCTTTGACTCATTGCACCCTGGAATCCTAAACAAGGAACAGCCCAATTCCCAAAAATGTATTGGAGGGGTGAGTGACAGCCATAGGCAGAAGAGGCCCAGCAGTCAAAGACCTTCCCATTGCTCTGGCATGTTGTTGGAGACCTGCAGCTACTGCATGGAGCCACAGCTCTTGGATTAACATGCAGGTTAACACAGAGTTCATCTGGTAAAGTCTGTGATTGAGTGATTGACTGGCTCTGGGATCAGGGTTGACACCCAGTTCTGCCTCTAGCCGGTCCCAGAGAGAGGAACTGCCCTCATCTCACCCATACATCGTCTGGATGGAGCAAGTACCAAGGGAGTTTGCAGGGCCCAGCCCCAAGGACAAGCCCCGTGGAGGAAGCACAACCTCGGAACAGCACATGCTGCCACTGCCCaacagcagaggggcaggaaacGCTGCTGGTTCCTACTCTGGTCCAGGGAGGCCTCAAAGCCAACCAATTCTCAGCCTCTCAAAAGAGGACCCCAGAACCAGGATCGTCCATCTCACCTGCCCAAAGCTGAGGCTGTCACCAGCCATCCCATGTCCCGGGATCACCTTCTACGCCAGGATGCTGCTGGGAAAGAAGAGAGCTTTAAGCAAATTGCGAGAGAAGTAAGTTAAAATAAAAGTACAGGAAGATGAGATACactccttccccctcccccacGCCGCGCATCAATTTGGACCCCAGGGGCAGGATTTGAAGCAGCCGCCTCCTTCCAGCACCAGTAAGCCACCCCAGCCCATGGCGGGCCATGTACTTTCCCGAAATGTTGCCGGACAGTTACGAAGGCTCCAACTGAGCGGCGACCGTCGAggaaaatccttttgctctCGGCTCCTTTTTGACTGCATCTACCACCGCACCGACAGACGCAGCTTCGATAGGGCCGGGCGGCTTCTCCACCCGCGGCCGCCTGGCCCGGGACAGGGCATTAGCTCAATCTCGAGGATCCCTGACTCACCCggggccgggcctggcctgaggAGGAGGGCGGGGGCAA of Zonotrichia albicollis isolate bZonAlb1 chromosome 20, bZonAlb1.hap1, whole genome shotgun sequence contains these proteins:
- the LOC102063384 gene encoding ras-related protein Rab-42, whose product is METVTDFPQDPEPGGHFQFRVIVLGDAAVGKSSLLRCFTRGPAGGPGGAARPRPTVGVEFYSRTIPMPPTGKAKLQLWDTAGQEQFRSITKSFYRSAAGVLLVFDLTNRASFEHVPEWYHEAAGDELPAFVLVGHKCDLVDERAVSAEEAGHLAATLGMAFVETSAHSNLNVELAFQTLAGGIQQALGQGILAPHQGCHGIRLIPSQSHRQPLAGRKPHKRCQC